The window GCTGAAACAACCGTGTCAGGAACTGCTCTGAGTTCGTCTTCTGAGGTGCTGTGCAATGCACGCAGCTTCGCGTCGTACTCTCTCGTTGCCGCGGCTCATCGAAAGGCTTCTGCGAGATGTTGAGTCGCTCGTAGCCAGCTTGCGGTCAAGGCAGCGTGTAGTTTAGTTCCCCCTTGGGGGTGAACGAATGCGAAATCAGATATAATATAGTGGGGCGCGCCTAACCCCGTGCATCCTTGATACTAGGATTCAGAAATTATTCCGCGTTCAGTTTTTGAAAGACGGTTCTCAGTGGTGGAGCGTTGCTGGCGTAGTTGCTAGAATGGTAGGTAGTGCCCCGTCAAAACCACTTGGTAGAATGGTAAGCGCTGCACTTTTTCATTTCCACCAAATGCCGTTTATTCAGGATTAAGACACAATCTTAGAAAGCGGCGGATTACCGTCTCAGCATGAGCATTGAGCATGCACCGCGACGGTTGCGGCGGCGTGGAGCCCGTGCCGAGGACAAGTTGACATCGTTTCTGCGTTGACCTGGCGGAGCAACTTGAACCACACGAGAGGATTCGCCCCAGGGAGGTGGGTCACAAGGACGCAGTTGAGGCACTTGTGCTGAAACAGCGAATATCATTGGTATCGAGGGGCTTACAGGCAGACCAAGCCATACAcccgtctcctgtttctcgtgcGGTGTCCCTCTCCAAATATATGCCTTAGACATAGACGTATATACATAATGCATGCACTTGACTTGGAGGGTCTGCCGATACTCCCATCTGTGCTTGTCTGGACCTCGTACACATGCTTATGTATCTAAAACGTCCTCgaacaggaaaacgcagTGGCAGCCCAAAAGATCTACACTTTTCATATAAAGACTGCCACACCAAGCTGGTTCCGCGGATCGGTAAATGAAAAGATGTGGCGATCTACGCGGGGTACAATGGCCCAACACAGGCGCTGTGCTGAGCTCAGTTGCTCCCCATATCTTCTATGATTCTATGTACTCAGGCGATAGTGTATTATTTTAGTCATCCAACAGTGGCAGTCTGAAGAGCACCAAGTGCATTGAGCTTCTGGTACTTAGAGATCATActaacggcgagaagggaagtgtttcagagaaaagggaTCTTTAGCCATGGTGTTTGTAACCTGCCAGCGACGAGGGTTGACTGCTTTTTGAAAGGATGCAGGCAGTGTCATGTCCAGTCACTAGGGAATGCAGAAGAGGGGCGCAAATATGGCAGCATATTTACGATATGCGCATCTGGCTTGTCTTGCAAAAAGCTTTGCTGAGCTGGCGTACCTAAGCGCTTTGTTTCCAAACAATCACCAGAGAATACGCGGCTATTTTGACTAAGAACAGACACATCATGGTCAGCGAGTGTCTCCGTGTAGCAAACTCTGGTCAAGCTCCGCATGACGGTTCCGAGTGTGAGACTCGTCGCCCTACCGTTTTGAGATATACATGATCGACGGGAGCGGTTTTCGAAGCCTGGCGGGATGTCGGACACGGCTGAAACTAATGCAGACTGCCTCGAGATTGCCCCAAACATCACCGCGCATCCTCACCCCGCAGTTAAACTTCATGCCAAGAGAAACATCCGTCTCCTACGACGGTCTCTTTACCGCAGTGCCACCAAACTCATTCATGCAATACAAAAAGAGGACTGCACGTGCAGTCCAAAACGAAGGTGAAAAAGTCAGGACAACACGGCCATCCGTGGAAGTAGTAGTGTGCGTCTGATGAACTGAGCAAGCTTTCTCTGGGACTACGTGACGCGCACGGTGTTGCTACACACTTCTCGGTTGGAGTGGCGCTTCACAGCACCTAGCTTTGGCAAAAGAACTGTTTCCACCTTGGTTGCCTGTGCCGCATAAAACTGGACTCCTCTATTCAGTATGCTACGTAATCTAATGTCTCTGCTTATATTTGAGTCACACAGCTCTGCATCGTTACGGTGTCACCAGAAGAACGGCCGTATCACCCAGCTAGGAAACTGAAAACTAAACTGCTACCAGAATTAACCTGCGCACCGGAGCCAACCGAACCAGGAGAGAAATAAACCTGATGCATTCAGTCACCCGCACGTGGTCAAACACGCTTTTTTTCGGGTGATCAACGTGTGACGTATGAGTGTGACGTATGAGTGTGGCGGGGAGGGGGGGTTGGTCTGTGGTTTCAGGGCACCGCAAAGGGAAAAGCGTTTCCGAgtttcggcttctctgtgATGCAAACGCAGCCGAAGCAAATTTGCTCCTTCGTGAAAACTCTTCActcctctccgctcttttGTTGACACACCGAACTATTGTCTGAACCTGAGACCATGCAGTGAACGTCAAAACGCCAGAGACCATTACGACTTGCTTGCTTGTACGCTTTTGCTTGCTTCCTCGCGGCACAGAAAGCTTGGAAATGCAGCGGTTCCGACGTCGAGAAAGGAGCAGGAACAAGAGGATCGAGGCAAAAACAACCCAAACAGAAGACAGAAGCCGATGCCTGTTCTTCCTCAACTTCCATTGTCAAAATGGAAACATGAACCGGAATGAGGAAACTGTGCGAAAATAAATTTTGGGCACGGGAGAACGCCTTTCGGACATAGCAATCGACGCACACACCACGCGGAACCATACTGGTCACCGTTGTTACGGGCGAGGATCGCACCGGTAGAGCATACACTTTGTGGCGTAGTCattgaagaagaggaggcaatGAGGAAGATATAGGTTAACTAtaaaagagacaaaaggaggAAGCACACCAAGGACAGGCTGCGTAAAAGCATACTATATAcgtacgtacatatataggAACACGAAGTAACACGGCCAAAAAAACTGAAAACggtgtcgctcttctctcttttggaGCATGTAGCAAgcatttctctcctttccctcacGCCTCCCTCCGTTTGTGGGTccatttctgtctctcttggaaAAAACGGATGACGCCAGCAGACGGGGAACCAGCCCACATTATACAGAATGAGGAATACGAAACGAACAGTGGGTTGCGAATAGTTGCAAGTCTGACGAGAACCGCTCACTGCCAAGGACTGCAGCACGACTGCATCTAGAAGAATTCCGccacctgcatgcacacaaacacacacccgacacacacagaaggcAGAGCGCGTCTCGTCCGGGATCAATACAGAGAGATGGCCtggagtgtacatacacgaGTCTCGCGAGCACACTGCCGCCTGTGACACACTGCGCGGGGAGCCTTGTGAGGCCAGGAACGACTGCGTGAGGGACTTTTGCCGCCAATGCCTTCTGGGGGCGCGGCAGCGGGGCACAACTCACCTCCATGGGCATCTCCTCAATCTGCGTGTTGTAGTGCTTCTCGATCTCCTTCAGCTGCTCCACATCGCTCGACGTCACAAAGTTGATGGCAACACCCTTCCTACCGAAACGGCCAGATCGACCGATACGGTGGATGTAGTTTTCCTTCGTTGCAGGCAAGTCGTAGTTGATAACCAGCGACACCTGTTGCACGTCGATACCGCGAGCCAAAAGATCTGTGGTGATGAGGACACGCGTGGAACCCGATCGGAACTCGCGCATAATCATCTCGCGGCTCTTCTGGTCCATGTCACCATGCATGGACGACACGGTGAAGTCGCGTTCGGACATCTTGCTGGTGAGGAAATCGACCTTTCTGCGGGTGTTGCAGTAGATGATTGCCTGCAAACAGCGAACAAAACGAGAAGACGTGGAACAGGGTCTTTTCACAGCCAACCGTCCCCACACACGGCACAGAGTAGTAGTCTCGGAGAGACTGCGCACAACACAAGTCGCGTGCGAAAACCCCTCGCCAACGAAAACGAAACCCAATGGGGGGTGAAGGAAAGCAGCCCGACGCGGACACGATGGGGAAAGCGACCAGAGGCCTGGAGACCCGGAACGGCTTTAGCGCAAAACTCCCAGAGGGCTCTCTTCCACCTCGGATGTCAACTCGCTGTCCTCACCTGCGTGATCGTCAAGGTCTCGTACAGGTCACAGAGCGTCTCGAGTTTCcagtcttccttctcgaccGCGACGTAGAACTGGCGAATACCTTCCAGCGTCAGTTCGTCGTTCTTCACGAGAATACGCTTCGGGTCTCGCATGAACTTTGTTGTCAGCTCCAGAATGTCCTGAGGCATCGTGGCACTGAAGAGGGCGACCTGTACATCAGGCGGGAGCTTCTTGAAGACGTCGTAGATCTGGGACTTGAATCCACGAGAAAGCatctcgtctgcctcgtccaTAATGAAGAGCTTCATGTCGTCGACACGAAGGTGACGCTTCTCCATCATATCGTGGACACGCCCGGGGGTTCCGACCACCATGTGGACACCTGCCTTAAGCTTGGCAATGTCGTCGCGAACAACTGTTCCTCCGACGCATGCATGGCATCGAACTTGCAGGTAGTCACCCAAGGCCAACACGACCTGAGAACACGGCAAAAAAGTGACGCAGGGCGAATGTGGCTACGAAGATGGGGGAACGAGGACAAGGGACAGACGCACGCACGAGGCCCCCCGGATCTGTACGGACTGGAGCCGTGGGGAGTGCCCCAAAAACACagggggggagaagaaacgaacggAACAGCAGCGGAGAAAATGTGAAGGGAATGCGGTACGTcaagacacacaaacacacttTCCGGTGATTCCTGTCCAGCAGAAACTGGTTACATTTCTATCCGGGCTACAAAACCGCAGAGATCACCGACCGTCGATTCGACGAAAACATTTGCACACTGTGAAAGAAgccgcagaaaaaggcgTCACAAATGCAGTGAgacggtgtacgtacactaCAAGAGGTAGCTACGGCAGTGGGATCGCAGCAGTGTTCCCTCACTTTTTCCCCCGTCCGGAGAAGGGCGCAGTGCTGCTCCGTTCCCGCCGGATTTGGCGACTTGGTCAGCCACGCAAACGGTCCTCACCTTCTGAATCTGCTGGGCCAATTCACGGGTCGGAGCCAGAATGAGAACCTGGCAGTTGTTGATGTTGTAGTCGATGAGCTGGAGAGCAGCGATTGCGAAAGTGGCGGTTTTCCCCGTCCCCGACTGAGCCTGGCCGATAGTGTCGTGCCTGTCAAGAATAGGCTTGATGCCCCGCTGCTGAATGGCCGAAGGTTTCTCGAAACCGTACGAGTAAATACCTCTGAGGAGGCTTTCGTTGAGCTTGAGAGCATCGAACGAGTCTACAACTTCGTCGTAGTTGGTTTCGATGACTTCGTCGTTGGCTGGAGCAGGCGCTGCGGCCGCTCCCCCTGCCTGTTGCCCCTGTTGTTGCTTATCTTCGTTGTTCTCCATTTTGAACCACGATGCTTTTCGGAATTGCCCCGAAACGACGGGAGAAATTCCTGTTTGTGAATGCAGGGCGTGTGTCTTAAACTCCACAACGCGCAAACAAACTCCCCCCAAacaaagtggagagagatgGGTTGTGCAGGCGTGGGGAAAGAATGCGGGCGGCGGGAGAACGAAAAACGTTTCCACAACGGGCAGTACCGGGCGAGACAAGACTCGTGCTCGAAAACGCCAAccgaggaaaaacacgaaaaacgTCAAACAACAGCCCCACGATGTGACACCATCCTTCGGAACCGTCGAGGAAATGATGAGTGGCaacgcagagacacgagaagggcgagagcagagagaaggcggaggcacgccgcgcgcgcgacgccaGGCTAAAAACAACCCAGGATGCCATCCCCccttccactctctctcctccggtGCTCCCTCCCCCCTTCTCTGACCCGTgctgcctctcccctctccttcttgaCCCACGCGCGCGATGTTGTCACTCTCGgccccgtcctctcccgctttcgGCGTATACATCGAGTGAACCAAAAGGCTGTGCGACGCCAAGTTCCCACCGAAGTTGCTCACCACCGCGGAGGTAGTCCCTTTCCGTTGCCTCCTTCCCCGCGGCCCTCACTCCACACAGgcagagtgagagagagccgTCGCCCCGCAACAACTCCCCTCCACaacgtctctcccctccgttGCTTGCAGAGAGAACCGCCTCCACGATGCCGCAGGCAGCGcaccctctctttttctgccgcGTAGCAAAGCGCTGCCGGGTGATTTCCCTGCAAATCCTTGGGTTACCCTCAGCCAATCGCACACTGGCTCCGGTccaggggggggggggggaggggggcgaGATCATTTGCTGCTGAACAGagctccgttttctcccgaCGACGACAGGCAGATTCCcacggaggaagacagcgaaaagGTGTGGGAGGGACCGTCCCGGGTTTTCGTTCTCGACCAGCCGTATTCCGAGAGCGGGGCACCAAGAAGGCCTGCAGACTAGACAAGTCGTACAATCGTACAAAAGGAAGACAGTTGACACAGGCGTACTCGCCGTGACCAAACGCGCGAGGGTATCTCCCCGCAAAACAGTCATTTTCTGTAGGAAAAATATGCGTGGCGAGACGCCTCGACTCCCGAGAGAACGGTTCACGCAGGTGACTGGTTCCTCGCTGGCAGTCAACAAATCACTTTCCACGACAAGCAGCCTCTAGGTCACTGGACGCCTGCCGGGCGTCTTTCTTTGTACCGGGGCACGTCTTTGAAAACAGAGTTCAGTCGTGGGAGAGGCGGTTCACTGTAACCGAGTCTTGAGCTTCTGCCACGAACTTCCATGGCACCCGTGCCGACGCGACCCATGACGCCGTGGTATATCGCACATGTCTCGATTGGTTACTGTCGAAAGGTCATCGACTCTCGTCTGGAAGCGTAGTACAGGCCGCCTCGCATCGAATCGCGAGATGTCCAGAGAAACAAGCTTCGGCAATTATCCAGCAAGCCGAAAATACCCGTGGGTGGTAACTCGTGGATAAGAGTTTTGGGCCCCGCAAAAGTCTAAACGTCTCGCGGGCAGAACACTAGCCGACAGCTGACCACCCGTATTCAGAAAAGCTTTGGAGTCGTTACTGACCTGCAAGCTACTACGTCGCACAACAAGAGTTCCAAACAACTGGGGAACAGACAAACGCGAAGGCTTCCAGATCGCGCGCAGTCTTCGTAAAGGACGGTCACGTAGACTTCTTCCGGATGACAATTCCCACGGTAGCTGACACATAGCCCACCCGGCCCCGAAAGTATCGGGATAACCTCACACTCCCGCGGGCACTCTGACTCGGTGTCGGCACACGGATACCTTTCACACTTGGCAGAAACAGCTTTGTTTCGCAATTCGTTTTGTGTCCGGGGATTGGCAATTCCCGATAGATGCCTCAACGACTCTCTTCGTTGCTGCGCAAGAACCCGTACCCACCTCAAAATACGGTGGCTAGAGGCACGTCGTGCAGGGTTAAACGGATCGTAGACAAAACATCTTTCAGCGCGAATGAATTGCTTTGCTGCAGGCGACAGAGCATCTTTCGTGGGGCACTCTGCTTGTCACAGGCGTGTCTACAGGACAAAGAGAGTGGTCACGTGAGTATCAAGGAATTTTCAATTGCAGTGTGTTCTTGGCAGAATCACAGGGGTCTATTCACGCCCGTCACAATCGCAAACAGCggcgcggaaaaggagaacggAAGCCAAAGGGCCGCGAGGTTTACGGATGAGGCTGGCTCCTTGGTGCACAGGCAGAAAGGAGCTATCGAGAAAGAAGGTAACATCGTACCCAAAGAGGTTATGCTCGAATGTTGGGGAAACGATTGAAGCCATTTCCACTTTGCGGAGACAAGACGTAGTGAAAAAAAGGGCAAACACTCAACGGTGATAAACATACTGGCGAACACCGTACGAAGGTTCTCTGACATTTCTTGTCATCTCGGCAGGAATACGAATCTCAGTGGGTACAGAGAATTTCCCGCAATTCCTCGTATCCGTGGCACTCAACAGGAATCTGTAGCGTATCAGGAAATGAACTACTTTCCATCCTACGTAGTGACATTCTTGCAGTCACACTTGCAAAAACCAGCTTGTGTGTGTAGGCATGGCTTCGCGTCCATCCGAGGCTCTTCCTCACTGAAAGAAGTGCACATCCCCGGCGGTGTTCCAGACGAGTCGCCCCGACTTCACACGAGCTTCACTCGACGAGCTCCAGATCTGCTGCATCTCCTTTCTGAAGAGGCTGCAAATCACTAGAACCCTTCCAACTACGCTCGCTATGCTTCCGCATTCTTGCCGTTTCAATATTTGCACTCGGCCCTGCTGAAGGACTGGTTCTGCTGGAGAATGTGCCTGCAGTCTTGGCCGTGGACGCTACGCCACACAGCCCGAGCTCCTTCCTCCAACTGGAGGCAGAACAAAACCTAGTCTGCGAGCCCAGAAGTGCCGTCGTCTACACAAATCTGTGATTGGGTACCAAAATTGTTAGAACATCTGGGGAAGTGCAACCTTGCCCCAGTAACCACCATCTCTGGAACAAGAAGTCCCTTgagtctgtctcctcggatACAGTTTGAAGATGGAATCTGTTAGCGAGGTCGATTCAGGGAGGTAGTTTCGTATCGAAGGAAAATAATTACGTGTAACCATTTGGACGCCCCTCAGTTGTGAAGAGCGCAGTGATGGCGTCAGACGCGTAGACGCCTCCCTGGCTCGGGCTGAAAGGATTCAGCGATGTGTTTGTTCCACTGTCCACCGCCACTGCGGAACACTACGGGCGCGACAGGTTTCCTGGATGCGTCCTCCCGGCGTTATCCCTGAGTTTGGATCGAGGTTTCCCACTCCTTTTCAACTCCCTGcactttccttttctccctttgccCCTTCCTAGACcacgagaaacggaggaaaatAGTGGCGGCGATCCCACAGCCGTCAAGACTGACGTTCAGCCTGGGAGAGAGCGTCATAAAGCCGAGCAAGCTGAAAGGAAGCAAAGGACAAAAGCGGAAGGAAAAAATACGAACCGACAAATGAAGcaaagcgggagagacagtcggaAGGGGATATTGCGGGAGGCGCTACAGAAaccgcagaaagagaaaaagcaccCGCAAGACGCGCAATACAGAGAAACGCACCAGCGGAGGATTCTAAAAACAACTGCGGATGTGCAGCGGAGAATGCCATGACACCTTCCCTCCGGGG of the Neospora caninum Liverpool complete genome, chromosome XII genome contains:
- a CDS encoding DEAD-box ATP-dependent RNA helicase 34, related; this encodes MENNEDKQQQGQQAGGAAAAPAPANDEVIETNYDEVVDSFDALKLNESLLRGIYSYGFEKPSAIQQRGIKPILDRHDTIGQAQSGTGKTATFAIAALQLIDYNINNCQVLILAPTRELAQQIQKVVLALGDYLQVRCHACVGGTVVRDDIAKLKAGVHMVVGTPGRVHDMMEKRHLRVDDMKLFIMDEADEMLSRGFKSQIYDVFKKLPPDVQVALFSATMPQDILELTTKFMRDPKRILVKNDELTLEGIRQFYVAVEKEDWKLETLCDLYETLTITQAIIYCNTRRKVDFLTSKMSERDFTVSSMHGDMDQKSREMIMREFRSGSTRVLITTDLLARGIDVQQVSLVINYDLPATKENYIHRIGRSGRFGRKGVAINFVTSSDVEQLKEIEKHYNTQIEEMPMEVAEFF